In Arcobacter ellisii, a genomic segment contains:
- the recR gene encoding recombination mediator RecR — translation MNKGLEKFYELVEAFESLPTIGKKSALRLAYHIVMNDNYCGIKIAHSIENALKNITKCSRCGSMSEHEICEFCLDESRDNEKLCIVQSAKDIFVIEDSNQFDGRYFVIEELDQDVIDSLQKFIIDNEVKNILFAITPSIANDAFILFIEDKLKNFDIKFTKIAQGVPTGVSLENVDILSLSKAIQSKVEI, via the coding sequence ATGAATAAAGGATTAGAAAAATTTTACGAACTTGTTGAAGCTTTTGAGTCATTACCTACTATTGGTAAAAAATCAGCTTTACGTTTAGCTTATCATATTGTTATGAATGACAATTACTGTGGAATAAAGATTGCTCATAGTATTGAAAATGCTCTAAAAAATATAACAAAATGTTCAAGATGTGGCTCTATGAGTGAACATGAAATTTGTGAATTTTGTTTAGATGAATCAAGAGATAATGAAAAATTATGTATTGTTCAAAGTGCAAAAGATATTTTTGTAATTGAAGATTCAAATCAATTTGATGGTAGATATTTTGTAATTGAAGAGTTAGACCAAGATGTTATAGATTCTTTACAAAAGTTTATAATAGATAATGAGGTTAAAAATATACTTTTTGCAATTACACCATCTATTGCAAATGATGCGTTTATTCTATTTATCGAGGATAAACTAAAGAATTTTGATATTAAATTTACAAAAATTGCTCAAGGTGTACCAACTGGTGTGAGTTTAGAAAATGTAGATATTTTATCACTATCAAAAGCTATACAAAGTAAAGTGGAAATATAG
- the dnaJ gene encoding molecular chaperone DnaJ, with the protein MTEIDYYELLEVSRGSDKSTIKKAYRQMAMKYHPDKNPGDNEAEERFKAINEAYQVLSDEEKRAIYDKYGKAGLEGHGQRGGGFSGGFDDLSSVFEEMFGFGSSSRGRRQKKSYNYNLDVTIEVKLEFNEAVFGCKKEINYKYKTACKSCSGTGAKDGKMATCSTCNGHGQVHSRQGFMTFAQTCPRCGGTGQAASASCKSCSGTGFDEVKDNFKVDIPEGVNDGMRIRVSNKGNIAPDGSRGDLYLQVKVKEDSHFVRHDDDIYFEAPIFFTQVALGGKIKVPSLRGELELEIPKGAKDKQQFTFKGEGVKSVQGYGKGDLVIQIKIEYPKELNSEQKELLEKLQDSFGIESKPHESIFESMFDKVKKWFS; encoded by the coding sequence TTGACTGAAATTGATTATTATGAACTACTAGAAGTTAGTAGAGGTTCAGATAAAAGTACAATCAAAAAAGCCTATAGACAAATGGCTATGAAATATCATCCTGACAAAAATCCAGGTGATAACGAAGCAGAAGAAAGATTTAAAGCTATAAATGAAGCTTATCAAGTATTAAGTGATGAAGAAAAAAGAGCTATTTATGACAAATATGGTAAAGCTGGACTTGAAGGTCATGGGCAAAGAGGTGGTGGATTCTCTGGTGGATTTGATGATTTAAGTTCTGTTTTTGAAGAGATGTTTGGATTTGGTTCAAGTTCAAGAGGAAGAAGACAAAAAAAATCATATAACTATAACTTAGATGTTACTATTGAAGTTAAATTAGAATTCAATGAAGCTGTTTTTGGATGTAAAAAAGAGATAAATTATAAGTACAAAACAGCTTGTAAATCATGTTCTGGAACTGGTGCAAAAGATGGGAAAATGGCTACGTGTTCTACTTGTAACGGACATGGACAAGTTCATTCAAGACAAGGATTTATGACTTTTGCACAAACTTGTCCTAGATGTGGAGGAACTGGTCAAGCAGCATCTGCTTCTTGTAAATCATGTAGTGGAACAGGTTTTGATGAAGTAAAAGATAACTTTAAAGTTGATATTCCAGAAGGTGTAAATGATGGAATGAGAATTAGAGTTTCAAATAAAGGAAATATCGCACCTGATGGCTCACGTGGAGATTTATATTTACAAGTAAAAGTAAAAGAGGATTCTCATTTTGTAAGACATGATGATGATATTTATTTTGAAGCTCCAATTTTCTTTACACAAGTTGCTCTTGGAGGAAAAATAAAAGTTCCAAGTTTAAGAGGAGAACTAGAACTTGAAATTCCAAAAGGTGCAAAAGATAAACAACAATTCACTTTCAAAGGTGAAGGTGTTAAATCTGTTCAAGGTTATGGAAAAGGTGATTTAGTTATTCAAATAAAAATTGAGTATCCAAAAGAGTTAAATAGTGAACAAAAAGAACTTTTAGAAAAATTACAAGATAGCTTTGGAATAGAGAGTAAACCTCATGAATCAATATTTGAATCAATGTTTGATAAAGTAAAAAAATGGTTTTCATAA
- the trpB gene encoding tryptophan synthase subunit beta, with the protein MNKSYLESMPDTNGFFGKFGGSFIPPALEKPFEEIKKAYEELKNSPKFIEELKYVRKHYQGRPTPISFAKNLTNFCGGAKIYLKREDLNHTGAHKLNHCMAEVILAKHLGKKKVIAETGAGQHGVALATAAAYFGLECEIHMGEVDIAKEHPNVVRMKILGAKVVPATHGLKTLKEAVDSAFEAYLADTQNSIYCIGSVVGPHPFPMMVRDFQSVIGFESREQFLEHEGKLPDAVAACVGGGSNAMGIFSGFIDDKEVELYGVEPMGKGDKIGEHSASLTYGEEGIMHGFNSIMLKDKDGNPAPVYSIGSGIDYPSVGPEHAYLKESGRSKVGLCNDIEAVDAFYKLSQLEGIIPALESAHAVGFAMKLAKTLDKDKTILVSLSGRGDKDIDFVINNYPIPNSKF; encoded by the coding sequence ATGAACAAATCATATTTAGAAAGTATGCCTGATACTAATGGTTTTTTTGGTAAATTTGGAGGTTCATTTATTCCTCCAGCTCTTGAAAAGCCTTTTGAAGAGATTAAAAAAGCTTATGAAGAGTTAAAAAATTCTCCTAAATTTATAGAAGAATTAAAATATGTTAGAAAACACTACCAAGGAAGACCTACGCCTATTTCTTTTGCCAAAAATCTAACTAATTTTTGTGGTGGAGCAAAAATCTATCTAAAAAGAGAAGATTTAAACCACACTGGTGCTCATAAATTAAATCACTGTATGGCTGAAGTTATTTTAGCTAAACATCTTGGAAAGAAAAAAGTAATTGCTGAAACAGGTGCTGGTCAACATGGTGTTGCATTAGCAACTGCTGCTGCTTATTTTGGATTAGAATGTGAAATTCATATGGGTGAAGTTGATATTGCAAAAGAGCATCCAAATGTAGTTAGAATGAAAATTCTTGGGGCAAAAGTAGTACCTGCAACTCACGGATTAAAAACTTTAAAAGAAGCTGTTGATTCTGCTTTTGAAGCATATTTAGCAGATACACAAAACTCTATATATTGTATTGGTTCTGTTGTTGGTCCTCATCCATTTCCTATGATGGTTAGAGATTTCCAAAGTGTTATTGGATTTGAATCACGTGAGCAATTTTTAGAACATGAAGGAAAACTTCCTGATGCAGTTGCTGCTTGTGTTGGTGGGGGAAGTAATGCAATGGGAATTTTTTCTGGATTTATAGATGATAAAGAGGTTGAGCTTTATGGTGTTGAACCAATGGGAAAAGGTGATAAAATTGGTGAACATAGTGCAAGTTTAACTTATGGTGAAGAAGGAATCATGCACGGATTTAACTCTATTATGCTAAAAGATAAAGATGGAAACCCAGCTCCTGTTTACTCTATTGGAAGTGGAATCGATTATCCATCTGTTGGTCCTGAACATGCTTATTTAAAAGAATCTGGAAGAAGTAAAGTTGGTCTTTGTAATGATATTGAAGCTGTTGATGCTTTTTATAAATTATCTCAACTAGAGGGAATTATTCCAGCTCTTGAGTCAGCTCATGCAGTTGGTTTCGCTATGAAATTAGCAAAAACTTTAGATAAAGACAAAACTATTTTAGTAAGTCTTAGTGGTAGAGGTGATAAAGATATTGATTTTGTTATTAATAACTACCCTATTCCAAACTCAAAATTTTAA
- a CDS encoding ferritin-like domain-containing protein, which yields MDYFKTLEEILFTSEPKNKIEKFRDFYEKFLDGDFYFDDSYEPYKFDKPSYATFLEIVKPTALPPIKNFKTIEGKKYLVHTILHIEYSAIDLALDAALRYKNLPIQFYKDWLEVADDEIRHFLMLEELLSELGGVYGDFPVHKNLFEAMEATPEFLRRMAAVPRYLEANGLDQNPKIMEKLNSNRDEFNIKFIEALRVILEEEVSHVKKGDIWFKYECERLNLEPEKTYLEIIEEVFPGSTTRKMDLNFNARKEAGFSCSELKYLSKKEDCN from the coding sequence ATGGATTATTTTAAAACACTTGAAGAAATTTTATTCACAAGTGAGCCTAAAAATAAAATTGAAAAGTTTAGAGATTTTTATGAAAAATTTTTAGATGGAGATTTTTATTTTGATGATTCTTATGAGCCTTATAAATTTGATAAACCTTCATATGCTACTTTTTTAGAAATTGTAAAACCAACAGCTTTACCTCCGATAAAAAATTTTAAAACTATTGAAGGAAAAAAATATTTAGTACATACAATTTTGCATATTGAGTATTCAGCGATTGATTTAGCATTGGATGCAGCTTTAAGATATAAAAATTTACCAATACAATTTTATAAAGATTGGTTAGAAGTAGCGGATGATGAGATTAGGCATTTTTTAATGCTTGAAGAGTTATTAAGTGAACTTGGAGGAGTTTATGGAGATTTTCCTGTTCATAAAAATCTTTTTGAAGCAATGGAAGCTACTCCTGAATTTTTAAGAAGAATGGCAGCAGTTCCTAGATATCTTGAAGCAAATGGACTTGACCAAAATCCAAAAATTATGGAAAAATTAAATTCAAATAGAGATGAATTTAATATAAAGTTTATAGAAGCATTAAGAGTTATTTTAGAAGAAGAAGTAAGTCATGTTAAAAAAGGTGATATTTGGTTTAAATATGAGTGTGAAAGATTGAATTTAGAGCCTGAAAAAACATATTTAGAAATAATTGAAGAGGTTTTTCCAGGCTCAACTACAAGAAAAATGGATTTGAATTTTAATGCAAGAAAAGAGGCAGGATTTTCTTGTTCAGAATTAAAATATTTATCTAAAAAAGAGGATTGCAACTGA
- a CDS encoding MBL fold metallo-hydrolase, which produces MDIKVQPMGDYQTNCYIVTINGKDIIIDPGVNALSWLKMYAKNPIAVLNTHGHFDHVWSNQAVKENFGIKLYTPKDDEFMLTLDPYGLGMPPSYADVLVNPDEELEIEGIKIKFHHFPGHTPGCSAIQIDKHLFSGDFIFKGTIGRFDFPNSNAMLMKRSLNKILQWEEDFHIYPGHGDKTTLRNEIPSLRQWEKHI; this is translated from the coding sequence ATGGATATAAAAGTACAACCAATGGGTGACTATCAAACTAATTGTTATATCGTAACAATTAATGGAAAAGATATAATCATAGATCCAGGGGTTAATGCACTTTCTTGGCTAAAAATGTACGCAAAAAATCCAATAGCAGTTTTAAATACACATGGACATTTTGACCATGTGTGGTCGAATCAAGCTGTAAAAGAAAATTTTGGAATAAAACTTTACACTCCAAAAGATGATGAATTTATGTTAACATTAGATCCATATGGATTAGGAATGCCTCCTTCTTATGCTGATGTTCTTGTTAATCCAGATGAAGAGTTAGAAATAGAGGGAATAAAAATAAAATTTCATCATTTTCCAGGTCACACTCCTGGTTGTAGTGCTATTCAAATTGACAAACATTTATTTAGTGGAGACTTTATTTTTAAAGGAACTATTGGAAGATTTGATTTTCCTAACTCAAATGCTATGTTAATGAAACGAAGTTTAAATAAAATTTTACAATGGGAAGAAGATTTTCATATTTATCCAGGGCATGGGGATAAAACGACATTAAGAAATGAAATTCCTTCTCTTAGACAATGGGAAAAACATATATAA
- a CDS encoding GGDEF domain-containing protein, producing the protein MNLSCETIINENEKLKLSDLEKSCLNIFDYLNLHHKIEFLKIDIKKNEKIENLFSSCDIKTDYFINTLDFKQNCDTEIIFSFLSKTQEEYESIKENLNFIKLSLQIFSQSLYNKYMEKTLSEMSLVDHVTGSYNRCYLNNYVGNLLSLSNREQKKIAFVKIAIDQFKAVIDEFDYEIGDKVLKALAQTLKNSVRESDIVIKISNDEFLVILLNIINENNAILITEKLINNFSKEKVVINEETKQVLMKTICGGISIYPDNATTIEEIIKKSDIALYEAKNRGRGQVFLFNEEDTNKIDFF; encoded by the coding sequence ATGAATTTATCTTGCGAAACAATTATAAATGAGAATGAAAAATTAAAACTTTCTGATTTAGAAAAAAGTTGTTTAAATATTTTTGATTATTTAAACTTACATCACAAAATAGAGTTTCTTAAAATTGATATTAAAAAAAATGAAAAAATAGAAAATCTATTTTCATCTTGTGATATCAAAACAGATTATTTCATAAATACTTTAGATTTTAAACAAAATTGTGACACTGAAATAATCTTTAGTTTTTTATCAAAAACACAAGAAGAATATGAATCAATTAAAGAAAATCTAAACTTCATAAAACTCTCTTTACAAATATTTTCACAATCTTTATATAACAAATATATGGAAAAAACTCTAAGTGAGATGTCATTGGTTGACCATGTTACAGGGTCATATAATAGATGTTATTTAAACAATTATGTAGGAAATCTTTTAAGTTTATCAAATAGAGAACAAAAGAAAATTGCATTTGTTAAAATTGCAATTGATCAGTTTAAAGCTGTAATTGATGAATTTGATTATGAAATTGGAGATAAAGTTCTAAAGGCTTTAGCTCAAACTTTAAAAAATAGTGTTAGAGAATCTGATATAGTTATCAAAATTTCAAATGACGAATTTTTAGTTATTTTATTGAACATTATTAATGAAAACAATGCTATACTCATCACTGAAAAACTTATTAATAACTTCAGCAAAGAAAAAGTAGTTATTAATGAAGAGACAAAACAAGTATTAATGAAGACAATTTGTGGTGGAATATCTATTTATCCAGATAATGCAACAACAATTGAAGAAATCATAAAAAAATCTGACATTGCTCTATATGAAGCTAAAAATAGAGGTAGAGGTCAAGTTTTTTTATTCAATGAAGAAGATACAAATAAAATAGATTTCTTTTAG
- a CDS encoding GGDEF domain-containing protein, translated as MKNKILELIKLSATNEDAYKSLVTIFNLYEQLQYATNIKQLAEDIFTWLNKEFNIDNMIFSLFDINKNTKEEILIKGQEFFLDDDLSHFFIITTHTSLNATVSFCATSKVHHKILEERYSIIEAAFFQISPMVQSAILKKNFIDSSSLDSVTNVYNRNYLIDNLTKHLRISNNKQNEIYFLMIGIDHFKAVIDEFDYDVADKVLIELARVIHSNINEFDMVGRLNGDEFLVSILNNANEYQACELAKKIISDFALVDIVVNEETKQILKKTICIGFEIYKIDSDTTITECIKNADIALYEAKNKGRSQLFKFSDLSAEDTIDLF; from the coding sequence ATGAAAAACAAAATTCTTGAACTAATTAAATTATCTGCTACAAATGAAGATGCTTATAAATCTTTAGTTACTATTTTTAACCTATATGAACAACTTCAATATGCTACAAATATAAAACAATTAGCAGAAGATATTTTTACTTGGTTAAACAAAGAATTTAACATTGACAATATGATATTTTCGCTATTTGATATAAATAAAAACACAAAAGAAGAGATTTTAATAAAAGGTCAAGAGTTTTTTTTAGATGATGATTTATCTCATTTTTTTATTATAACTACTCACACAAGTTTAAATGCTACTGTATCATTTTGTGCAACCTCAAAAGTTCATCACAAAATTTTAGAAGAGAGATATTCTATTATTGAAGCTGCATTTTTTCAGATTTCTCCTATGGTTCAAAGTGCAATTCTAAAGAAAAATTTTATAGATTCATCTTCTTTAGACTCTGTTACAAATGTTTATAATAGAAATTATCTTATTGATAATCTAACTAAACATCTTAGAATTTCAAATAATAAACAAAATGAAATATATTTCTTAATGATAGGAATTGACCATTTTAAAGCTGTTATTGATGAGTTTGATTATGATGTTGCGGATAAAGTTTTAATTGAACTAGCACGTGTAATTCACTCAAATATAAACGAATTTGATATGGTTGGAAGATTAAATGGGGATGAATTTTTAGTATCTATTTTAAATAATGCAAATGAATATCAAGCATGTGAATTAGCTAAAAAAATCATTTCAGATTTTGCTTTAGTTGATATAGTTGTAAATGAAGAAACAAAACAAATCTTGAAAAAAACTATTTGTATTGGATTTGAAATTTATAAAATAGATTCAGATACTACAATTACAGAGTGTATAAAAAATGCTGATATTGCTCTATATGAAGCAAAAAACAAGGGTAGAAGCCAACTTTTTAAATTTAGTGATTTAAGTGCTGAAGACACAATAGATTTATTTTAA
- the cmoB gene encoding tRNA 5-methoxyuridine(34)/uridine 5-oxyacetic acid(34) synthase CmoB encodes MNLEILQNKKQECRTWKNVEPWYLQLQEACKIEKSDLEIDYGDWFSVGKKEDLTNDEYEVIVETAKKLIPWRKGPFKVFGLEIDSEWQSNIKYNLIRPYFNLKDKVVADIGCNNGYYMFRMLEDKPKRLIGFDPSPLTLHQFEFINHFVKSDIVYEMLGVEHLEFYNHKFDFIFMLGVLYHRPDPVGTLKSLARGLNSKGEILIDTFMIDGEDEICLTPNKRYSKIPNIYFIPTIPALKNWLERAGFENIEVLATTVTTSEEQRKTEWSFDQSLEDFLDENDKTKTVEGYPAPKRVYIKARKVL; translated from the coding sequence ATGAATTTAGAAATATTACAAAATAAAAAACAAGAATGTCGTACTTGGAAAAATGTTGAACCTTGGTATTTACAGCTTCAAGAGGCTTGTAAAATAGAAAAATCTGATTTAGAAATAGATTATGGTGATTGGTTTAGTGTAGGTAAAAAAGAAGATTTAACAAATGATGAGTATGAAGTTATAGTTGAAACTGCTAAAAAGTTAATACCTTGGAGAAAAGGTCCTTTTAAAGTTTTTGGTTTAGAAATTGATAGTGAATGGCAAAGTAATATCAAATATAATTTAATTCGTCCATATTTTAATTTAAAAGATAAAGTAGTGGCAGATATTGGTTGTAACAATGGTTATTATATGTTTAGAATGCTTGAGGATAAACCAAAAAGATTAATTGGATTTGATCCCTCACCACTTACTTTACACCAATTTGAGTTTATAAATCATTTTGTAAAATCAGATATTGTTTATGAAATGTTGGGCGTTGAACATTTAGAGTTTTATAATCATAAATTTGATTTTATTTTTATGCTTGGAGTTTTATATCATAGACCTGACCCAGTTGGAACATTAAAATCACTTGCACGAGGATTAAATAGTAAAGGTGAAATTTTAATTGATACTTTTATGATTGATGGAGAGGATGAGATTTGTTTAACTCCAAATAAAAGATATTCAAAAATTCCAAATATCTATTTTATTCCAACAATTCCTGCTTTGAAAAATTGGTTAGAAAGAGCAGGGTTTGAAAATATTGAAGTATTGGCAACAACTGTAACAACAAGTGAAGAACAAAGAAAAACAGAATGGTCTTTTGACCAAAGTTTAGAAGATTTTTTAGATGAAAATGATAAAACAAAAACAGTTGAAGGTTATCCAGCTCCAAAAAGAGTTTATATAAAAGCTAGAAAAGTACTATAA